One Mus musculus strain C57BL/6J chromosome 2, GRCm38.p6 C57BL/6J genomic window, AAGATCTCAcgtagcaagcaagcaagccgtGTGTACACGGCTCAGACTCCGTTCTCCTGCCATcgacctcctgaggttgcctttaGAAGGGCACTCACTTCCTGGCAGTCTTTACTTTGTCCTTTTGTCTTGGTTTTGGCCAACAATTTTATACATTTGGAAGATGCTACTTCTTGGCTGTTTTTAAGGTTCCCACAGAGGCGTGCCTAAGCTAagtagaaatgaagaaataactTACTAAAAGATGACGGCACCAGAAAGTGATGGGGTTGGCCTTTAAATCCAGGGAGCTCTGGTAACAAAACTCATAGCAACCCCATTCCATACGGTTTGAAGTTTTCACAGGAATACATGTACTGTGTGTGTTCTCTATAAAAATCAGGAGGGGGTAGCAGGGACACCTTTAACTGATTCTCTCTGATGCTGGTAAAAGAATGGAAGGAGCTATTCCACATGGTGTGAGTGAGTCTCTGAGCATAGAGTACAGACAGATGGGCGAGTGGAACAGTGATCTGTTCACAAAAATAAGAACCAGGCCATCCATCTAAAACCCAGGATGGACTGGGAAAAGCTCAAGGTTTGTACTTCATTTCTATCCGCCCACTGTCTTTGATCTACTTCCTGTCATTTTCCACCTCAGCTTTAAGAGACAGAATTCTAAACTGGCTCCAAGATTCTTCTTACCTGCTGAACAtacaagaccccccccccccccccccccgcatgtgGTGGAGACTGGAGATAAGTAGCTATCATCTTAGATAACAAAGGTGGCCGATAGTCACTCCCAGGACTCTATTGCAGCACCCTTATCAGATTAAAGGGGCTGATAATGGAGAAGTAAAATGTCACAACAGAACATTCTTGTTCAGGATATTCTGCATAGGAATATTCGAGGCAGTGTCCTTCCCAAGGGACTTCCCAGCCGACAGCCATCAAAAAGGGAACTTGAGCTGATAACTGCATGGAAATGAAGTCTGCCAGTCAGTCACCTTAACAAGCTTCTTAAAAGCCCCCACACCAGTGTCGCTGTATGGCTGGGCAACATCAGAATTCACCTTGGCTTGACTCTGAATGGAGAGAGACTGCCAGAGTTGGAACAGAAGTAACTGGGAGACAATGTGTGTCCTGAGAAACTGCTAATGCTGTGGTAATTCAAGGTAGAGCAGCAGTCAATGGAAGCACAAGTCAATGCCCATCCCTTACAGGAGTCTTGACGTTGCTATGGCAGCTCATTACCTCAAGATTAAGGACAGATCCACTGTAATccatcctctttccttcctctgtgcCTTTTCACCACACTCCCCTGGGGATTTCCTATGCAAACTTCAAGACCCAGGCCAAATGGAACTTCCCCTAAGAAGCGTTTCCTATTCCTGACCTACCTCCTACTCTTTGTTCCATGGAAGCAGTGCATATCAGAATACACCGTAATGACTTTTTGTCAGTTCCCTTCTCCCAGTTAGTCTGAACCACGTAGGACAGGGGTGCCCCAGCATCCTGCAAAGTGCATATGGAGGACAATACACGGTTGGATACTGACTGAGTGAATAAAACAAGGCTCTGAAAAACACAGGCTTTTGATACCAGGGAGACCCTTCCCCATGGCAACAGCAGAGTGATTAACCATATACTTTACTAGTGGAGAGAGCAGATATttaccatctcaaaaaaaaaattaaataaacaggaACAGGTGACTGGTGCCACTTAGAGTTTAGACTCTTCCTAAAAGAATGGCAAGGAGTCCTATCTGATTTATCTTGATGCAAGCCATTTGCCATGGTTGCATGCTTGCAGATTCAAGTTATTTAGGCTAATCTACTCCTGAAATCAAATGTCAACCAAAATACACAGCATATCAATGGTTCAAAGTGACAGCAACAAGACAGAAATGGGCATCATGTGTCAACACTATTCACAGCAACCTAGAGCCCTGGAGCAGACAGCACTGTGAGGTGGTCCTAGTAGGGAAAATTACATATCAGGAGAAATAGTGCCAGGTATGCAGCTCAGcccagagtgcttgcttagcctgAAGCCCCAGCTTCCTTCCTCAGAACCTCATACGTTTCCCCGtcttagcactggggaggtggaggcagtaggATTAGAGCTCCAGgtaatccttggctacataggaagttcaGTGAAAGTCTGGTCTAAATAAGATTCTAccagtaaaaaaagaaaacaatacccCCACACacgccaaaccaaacaaaacaaaaaccctcagaaATACAATAGAAACACTGTCAGTTTGGAAGAGTGCATACCTTCGATGCTCTGTGGCCCAACAAGATTCATGGCCTGGTGAGCCGGGTACTCCACGCGTGGCCTGGCAATGCCCAGCTGCTCCATAACCCCATGAAGCAGCCTCTGGATGTCTGTCTCTGAGACCCGGTCAGGGGTCCGTGGACTATAAGCGAATGCTGGATTCCACTCAAACATCAACCAAAACAAAAGGCCAGATAGCATAGCAGAGACCAGCCTTGAGGCCATTTTTAACCTGCAGAAGAAAGGACCAAGTTATATAACTTGGCCAAAATGGGCAACCATAACACAACTGGGGTGATATAACTATGACTCACAAGTTGAGGCTGAAGGACCACCCTGAAAGGAGACTCAAATGAAAAATTCCTAGAGGTTTGCTTTGTGTCCAAGCCAGGTAGGAAACCGCTGTGTGAAGGAAATaagaagacagaagagtctagGATAAACTAGTCCCTCTAACTTGACACCTGAGGATTCTAAGGACAGGAATATGTTCTCACATCTATGGTCTGTGATCCTTGCAATCTAAGCACTTTTGGATTTGAGATAGGGAGGGTGGTAATTTTTAAGATCTCCTAgtttaaggaaagaaaggaataacaAAAGGGAGTTAGGGAGACCCaaacagtaaaaaacaaacagacaatcaAAAAACATCCCAGAGAAAGGTCTGGAGTAGTGGCCGAGGGTGTTTGAACTTAGCAGACCAGCAGGCAATAGGTGAAGATCCCGAGCAGAGAGGTACGCCAACTCCTATCCTGCTCTGTGATGAGGGAAGCAAGCAACATGAGACGCTTGACTGCATACCAGCTAGGTCTTCCTGGGCAAGTTCCTCAGCCTCCTTTTCTACAGACCAAGGATAGCAACAATCTATCTTATAGAGTTACTGTGAAGATAAAGATCAAAATCATGTAAGGAGCATGGAGCAAAGCCAGGTACCTAGTAAGCCCCCTGCACGTCTAGCCCCTTGATGGTAATAAGCGGTTCTGGGAGTTAAGGTTTgcggaggcagaagcagcagggAGAGGAAAGACAGTGACATGGTGGGGGATAAATCTGCCTTACATGTTGGTGTCCGTAGAAGCCACGGGAAGCTGAACAAGGAAACAGTTTTCACACAGCTTCCCTGGCAGCTGCTCGTTCAGGATGGGTGCTTCAGGCCATAGTCAGATAAACCCTTTTGAGCATTCACACGGGAATAGGGAATAAAAAGGTAGGGAACAAGCCAAATATCTTCCCTAAAACAAATACTTCATTTTATCTGTCTGCAGCTAACGGCCTTTCCTTGCAACTCACAGACATTAAAACCATGCTCTTCAAAGAGCCAAGGACCGCTATTTTAACAGCACAATCTACCGCTGTGATAAAAGGGCTGGATGCGGGCACCAGGCTCCATCATCTCCATCTTTCTTCATGAACTCCGAATACAGGATGTTTTCTTTACTGGCTAGCCCACGGATGAACTACCCAATCGCTGCTCTCggaactccacccccaccccttattTATAACCACCCCCTGTAATCCCCGCATCCATCCTTTGTCTGACCCCAGCTAGGGTTTCTGAAGGGCATGCTCCCCCACACCCAAGGAACCCAAGCACTCCCGCTTTCAGCTGAACGACAAGTCGGACCGCATCACCTGCATCACTGCGGAACTCACCGTGTGGCCGCGGGCGAGCTTCTTGCAATCTAGGCCAAAACAGGGAGCTGACGTGCTGGATAGCTCCTGCGTCACCTCCCTCCGAAACCTCGGTCCACCCAGGCCCCGCCCACAGCAGGTGGAAGAGGCCTTCCCAGAATTCCTGGAAGGCATTGCAGGCGCCTGCGTCTCAGGCCTGGAATGTTGCTCAGCTCCAACTGAAgcagtctctgtgtctcttggCTGTTTCTAGGGTGCCCCCTTTCTCCATCGACCCCTATGAACGTCATTTACCTCCTTTATCAGTCTCAAGCAATTGCCACAAGTAGATGGCATCTTTAATTGACATCCTCTAGATTTTAGAATTACCATACAAATGGGTTTCATGCTGGAATGTTCATACTCTCTTCTAGTACTTTTCCTTTCCTACCCCCGCACTTAAGCCCTGGTGACAGTGCTACCCTCCCTTAAGGCCCCAGGGGACCCGGAGGCTCTGAGCATTGCTTCATAAGTTCACTAAGAGGTGAACGTGCAGGACACTTTCGGGGCATGCAGAACTTACCTAAACAGACCTGGAACTTCTATTTTGTGATACCAACGGTGGGACCCAGGATCTTAGGAGATTCCTGGCCCTAAAAGTAACAGTACAAATGCTGCAAAGCCTTCATCAAGAAACTTGTGGtaaacagcaagttccaggatgtgGTTAgaattcagattttcttttttcttactgcAGCTAGAAGCAGCAAACCCACTGACATTTTACTGTAATGAATAGAAGCTGGAAGACTTGTCAGCCAGAAGTTTGTGTGAAAAGCCAGACATCTAGTGCCTTTGGTTCCCTGGATGCTTTCTGTTTCAGTCAAGATAATAAACACTCTCCTGGATTCAGGTACACAATACCTACTACTAATGAATACTGTTTACTCTCAAGTTGACTTCAACATAGCTCAGTTATATTCAACTTAATATTGGAAAAATAGGTTGCTGGCTGTGTAGTTGACAGAAACATACAAAAACTGTACGATTCATGTTGTACTTATTAGACAGGGTGTGAAGACCTTTTATTGCTGACAAAATGCAGATGGAAAggacatttttataaaattttggtTCACAACTTTTGAGATTTCAGTACATGACGGTGGGAGCTCATGGAGGGTCAGGATAAAGAGCAGAGCATACAAggtcccccagtgacacacttactcctaATGGTTCTACAACTGCTACAGTGCCACTAGCTAGGAACAAAGCATTCAGCTTGAGCCCCTGGGCAACAGTTCACATGCAAGCTTGAGGAGTGCATGGGTCTTACCATGGCTGATCTCAAAAGAGCCTACATACCTCAGCCTCCAGAATAggtaagattacaggcatgtgccagtaCACTTGACTAAAACctggtatttttaaaataaaatatgaatcatATATATCCTATACTTGTTTCTCAAAACCCTACAGTAAGTTCTTAGTGACCGTAGAATGTAACCCAGAAACCCACTAACTTTAGTGCTTTGTGTATTAAAATCTACTGCTTATTTATGAGAACACCCAAATACTAGTTTCTTACActtaaaaaaatgagaataacTCTTGAAGTTACTGTACACTTTTAACTTCAGAAAGCAAAAATGTATATACTGTCTGACCTTTAGCCCATGAAATTAGCAACAATCTTCATTTTTGAATAAGAtaagaaatacaaaaatgaaaccacattttaaaactttctcACCTCCCAAATAAGAAATGTGGAATCTTAAAGAGTTAAACAACTCATTCCTCAATCTTAAATTGTagattccccaccaccaccacacacctcTATCTTCTGAGTGCATCTGCACCATGCTCTGCTCAGGCATTAAACACCCACTGAAATCATAGGAGGCTTTCTTAATACACAGGAAAACTTAGCTCAAAATGTTTCACATTTGGAAGCACTTCAATCAGTAAAACCTATGTAATATTCCAAAATCTGAAATATTTCTCTTATCCACTTTAGGTATAAGATCCATACAACCTGTTCCAGGCATACTGAAAATGCATGGCTAGTCTGTTTTGATCAGATGAATATGAAGTTTAAGACTAGAGAGTTTTACTAGATAATGAACATTGGAAATATAATGAACttttgaaataaaacagaaatttgGGGGTGGAAGGGTTGTACTACAGctaaaaagcacttgttgctcttgtaaaggactcaggtttggtttcCAATCCTACAGAGAAGGCCCAGGTTTGGTTACCAGAAccaacacagtggctcacaaccatccaggaTATCAACTGCTGTTCTCATCTTAGAGGACAGGCACACGTGTGTTATACATACTTACATGAAGAcaacacacatgtaaaataaatctaATCACCGCAAGGCTTCACGTAGAACCTGCAAAGTAACCCTGAGAACCTGACGTTAGTTCttcacacacaaacgcacactgATAGTGTGTGCAGTGTTTTACATCTAAAATACAACACGCAGACAAGACGTTTCCCAGGAGCTATTTTTAATGTCTAtgctaaataaataacatttaaacacATGATAACACTATCTGATATTTATCTAAGTAAAATGTACAGAGGTACATTAACAATTCAATTCTAAAATCAACCATCTTCATAGGAAAAAAACAACTTGATTAAAATTTTCCAGTTTAACTATACCtgcctaaaaatttcattgtCATACTGGACAAAATATGATCCAAATCACCTTTAAAAATGAAGTATGGCTTACGATTAATCATTTACCTCAACATTATAAAGTATGCAGTACCTTTGTTGTCATTATGCTTTATTCACTGTCTTTAATTCAAAATTCAAGTGAAACCACAGGCGATGCTGACCAAATAAATCCCTCTGTCTCCAACAAAAGTGTTCACATACCACTGAGGCCAATTAACTTCTTGGTTTTGGGTCAAGGCAACAAACATGAATAATTCAAGACATAAGGTTTGCAGGGCTTCATCATTCCCTTTATGTACTAGAAGTTTCTGTGAACAATGTTCCTGATGTGAAGGAATAACAAGAGGCACAAGCACAACTTCCTGTATTCTTCTGATCAAGCATGCAGAATAAAACTCATGTCCCTTTTATATAAATAAACCTAGCCAACAGTATCTTCTAAAGTTATTATAACCCCTGCTTCAGGAAATCACAATAAAGTTATGTGTAAATGCTTcagtaataaagaaaaacaaagtagcCCCATGTGCAAGTATGAAAGTCCAAACTGCTCTACAGTGGGACCACTTCAGACAGACCCTACTTAACAAGCACCCCGATCTACACACCAGCACACAAGCATCCTGCAACTGCCCGCCCGCCCGCTGTATCTACACACCAGCACACAAGCATCCTGCAACTGCCCGCCCGACATATCTACACACCAGCACACAAGCATCCTGCAACTGCCCGCCCGCCATATCTACACACCAGCACACAAGCATCCTGCAACTGCCCGCCCGCTGTATCTACACACCAGCACACAAGCATCCTGCAACTGCCCGCCCGCCATATCTACACACCAGCACACAAGCATCCTGCAACTGCCCGCCCGACATATCTACACACCAGCACACAAGCATCCTGCAACTGCCCGCCCGCCATATCTACACACCAGCACACAAGCATCCTGCAACTGCCCGCCCGCTGTATCTACACACCAGCACACAAGCATCCTGCAACTGCCCGCCCGCCATATCTACACACCAGCACACAAGCATCCTGCAACTGCCCGCCCGCCATATCTACACACCAGCACACAAGCATCCTGCAACTGCCCGCCCGACATATCTACACACCAGCACACAAGCATCCTGCAACTGCCCGCCCGCTGTATCTACACACCAGCACACAAGCATCCTGCAACTGCCCGCCCGACATATCTACACACCAGCACTTGAGCATTCTGCAACCTGACCCAGCAATTTTATTTACACTGATGACGAGCACGCCACATTTGACGGTTACAAGTCGACAGGCTTACTCGTTGGTAGCAGTTGAGTCTTCCCAATAGGATTTTTAGGAGACCCTTTGTACCAGaccctttctttttctgatgGTTTCCTAACAACTCTGTTTTTCATCCCTGGAGAAAAGGCCACATTGTTATTTACAACAAATTTTAATCTCTCATGATTCGTGAGATCATCCAAAGGAAACTTAATGTGGCCATTAGATTTGTTCTCCTGCTTACAAAGTCTGGGAGTCCCAAGAGAAGCACTCAAAGGATCCGGATGTCTCTTCATTTTTGTGAAAGATTTAGAAGTTAACTCAACACTTGATTTATTACAAGACGTAGACTTCTGTGCTTCGAGGCCTGACGTGATAAGTGGAGCAGTGGGACCTTTTGATGTGTTTTGTACACAAGAGGGAAGGGCACTGTCACAGCTCACTGATTTAACGAGAGGAGAAGCTGCGTCACCAAAGATTGCCAACTTCTGCCTCACAGGCTGCCTGCCATACTCCAACAAAGAATTAATTCTTCTGACGGACTGACGGACAGGAGTACGCTGAAATTTAAGAGGTGACTTCACTTTTCCTCTGTTCGGTTCATTTAGAGAAAGTTTATTAAACCACTGTATGTGATCAGAAACCTTCCCGTGCTCTGTCACTTGTAGAGCCCCAGGAGCTACACTATCACATTTTTCCACCAGTGACTGTTGCCTCGAAAGTCTCTGGGGCCGAGGTTTCGAAAGGACCGCCACACTGCACGTGCTCTCATCTTCTCCGGGAGCTCCACTTGCCCCAGCGCTCTCCCCCCCATTCTCATTCCCCCGTGATGGAGTGCTTAGCTGGTTCCTTGGGGACTGTGGTTCCTCAGCTGGCTCCTCACCGGGGAATGCTTGCAGGATGAGGGGGTCAGCTTTGGGTGTTTCTGAGTGCAGGCCTTCACATTCCACCTTCATCTGAGTTGAGTAACATTCCTCATCAGCTTCTCTGGCAAACTCTGGGCTTTGATCCGGTGAGAAATTCCGTTCTGAAGGACAGTTCTCCTCCTCCCCAGCACAGCTCCCATCATGTCCCTTTGACTCagtcacagtcacatctctgaatTCCACTTCTTCCCCCGTATTTGTTACTGATGACTGCTCATGATTTATCACCATATGAAGATCACTCCCAGATTCGGAAAATGCTTTCTGAATCTTCTGCAAGGTCTCGGAGGCCAGGTTCCCTTCATCCCCACTAAGAGACAGCACACTGCTGTCAGGCTGGCTATGGAAGGTGGAAGGCCTGAGCTCACAGGACACAACTGGTGATTTTTCAACAGTAATGTCGGGCTCCAAAGAAAAGCTCTTCACCTCAAGATTTTGCATTATTGGAGAAGTTCCATTTGCACTCATGTCTTGAAAACTTGAATTACTGGGTTCTGTCCAAGACATCCGGTAACCTGTTCCATCTAGTTGATCTGGAGTTAACAAGTGTTCCTCAGATTTGCTGATCTTTTCTGAGCCTAAAATAAAGCAGTTAATGCTTTTTAATACCTTACATCTTGCCTAGTTTTGAAATATATTCCGAACATATAACAAAGTTACTGAGCATTGTTTCCAGAACACTGAGGATGCTATAATTTAAGGTAAAAACTGTACAGTGCTGATACTCACACGCATCCCCCAGATACTAACAGAAAGCTACACTGCCAAGTCAAATACTTTTCACCATTCAAATGAGAACTTTAAACTTCCAGAACACAAAATAGTATACTTTGCCTTAAAGAAACAGATACAAGAATTTGAGGTTAAATTCTAAcagtattgtgtaaatgtacctttcTTTAGCAATCTTTCATCAATATCTGGGCTAAAAAGCAGGCCTGTCTTTACAGAATCAATCCTACTTTTTAGATTTTGCTGATTCGCTAGTCGTCGACCAACATTTTCATATCTATTGATGACAGAACATCCATCCtgtacagaaaagaaaatttaaaaatggtcTAGTAAAGGAAATCCAGTTAATTAAACTATTAAGACCAAGTATTAAAATCAGTAACTAACTTTCAAAGGCTTATAGAACTGAAAAAAAAGACTTtgtaaccaacacacacacactggcctgCTAGCGAAATACATAAATATTAGGTACATTCTGCAAAGTAAAATGAGAAGAGCATAGCACATTCATTCAGTATTATAAATAGCATAAGTTCCTGTATTGGCTCTGTGCCGGGGCCTACTGACAAGCTGTGTACCTGttgagtgtatatgtgcatggggggagggggagtaaaAAATTATTCCTTATAGTATTTACATGCTGAGAATTAGAAAATAGTACATTATACCTCAATATAATACACGGTCAAGAGTGATCTGGAGAATAGTAAGACAGTAGAGAACACTGCTGTGAATGGTGGGAGTCTAATTTCACACAGATCATGTGGAGCACTTCCTGTTAAGTTGAGGTTTCATTCAGAATGAAAAGTATCATTGGAGGGTTCAGAACAGAAAAGCAGTATGACTTAATTTGTTTTTGTAAGGTCTATTCTGGTAGGCGAGTATTGCAGGAAGGGTAGAAGCAGGCACACTTAGATTAACTGCAAGTTATCGAGGAGAAGACAGTTTGGGACAGCTAAGATCAAACATGCAGGTTCTCTAATAGACAAGATGTGGCCCCTGAGACCGTCAGTGAGGAAGCACGTGCACAGTCTGGCTGCACGATGGGAATGGGACATGACAGCAGTGAAAAGGGCCTTTGCTGTAGGGACAGCTGCAacaaggaggtgtgtgtgtgtgtgtgtgaacattcaAGGAGGGGATCAACAGAAATCAAGAGTTCACTGTCACAACACATGCTCAGCACAATAAAAGTCAAAATACTcccaaaatcaaataaaaaccaccaaacccagcaaGCAAAGACAGACGCGTGCTTATTTAGGAGGGCACTGTAGGCCTGAGAACTTAAATGCGGTATTTTAGACAAACTGTGTTGGCTATTCCATTACAAAGGAGTTTAAAAAGTAACATGAAAGTAAGCAAAAAACCATAAGGGGTCCTGAGACAAATGGTAGGAGGATACAGTGAAGCCTTTAGTCGACAAAACAACCCTTGACTACTGCTTTAGAGTGCTGAAAgccactgtgttttgttttgtctgtttgagacagggtctcaccatgtatccCTGACTTACTGTGTAGATCTGGCTGGTACTGAAGTCACAAAGATCCACTGAACTCTTGATTTCTACATGTTCCCTTCTTGAATGTTCAGGCAAAACCCattacacacacccacacccacacccacacacacacacaattccttgCGGCAGCAGTTCCTGTGTGATGAAAGTCCTGAGATTAAAAGGAGTAGACCCCTCCCCTCGATGCCAGCAGttctcatattaaaaaaatattgatgaAGAGGACTGGTGCATGGGTCATTATTTTGGAAGGCAAATGTGTGAGGGTGTAAGTCTACAGTTTTATGTTACTATACTTTGTGTTATGCTAACAAATTAATAAAGCCATAAGACACTATGATGCTCATGGTGTGAACCTAACTAAGAAAGGCCTAGAACATTATTAGCTAGGCACCCCTTTGTGGGTATCTGTGACAGCATTTCCAGAGATTATTAGAAAAAGAGTTCTGCCCTAATGAACGAAGTAATCCATCAATGATTCATAAGCTGAAAGCATTGCTAGGAGGTAGTAAACGTGGGACTAGATAAAAGGACCGGTGCTTAGGTCCGGACAGTCGCCAGCCCTCTCTGCACTCCTCCTGTTTCTTGCTGCCATGATGTGAAGGGCTCTGTAGCCACATCCTCCCCACCAGGATGAACTGACCCTTCtgaaaacaccaaccaaaggcATCCCTCCTCTGTGCAGCCTTCTCAAGAACAAGATACTTACTGAATCTCTGTTCTTCCCCAGACTAAATTTCAGACGGAGAGATCTTCGGGTCTTTTCTTTACGACTGACTTTGGGAGAGAAGCAGCCCGCTTTTCCTGACTCTACCCTAGAGAGTGCAATTGAAAATGTCAGTTTCTGGTATAAATCACAAActcttataaaatgaaaatttgacTAAGCCCAAAGAAGTCATATTGCTAATaactaaataatatttttttaaattacttaaacATTCTCTATATAAATGATTATCTGCACATGACAATTCTTTATCATCCTTAGTCACATACAAATCAAGATCATTAGAATGGATTACGTATAAgcccaacaaatttaaaagtacaccatCAACATAGAATTTTTATCAAGGAGAGACGATTCAATTTAGtatatttttccttctctgatgGCATATAATTATAAGGGCCTATAATTAGTGAGAACAAACATCAAGACCGAGGGACTTAAAGAATCTGATTAAGCTGTAATTCTTGGTGGAAGGACAGTTC contains:
- the Arhgap11a gene encoding rho GTPase-activating protein 11A, with protein sequence MWDQRLVRLALLQQLRAVYGIKVKGGRGQCDRRRHETAATEIKGKVFGVPFNSLPHSVVPEFGHIPSFLVDACASLKEHIHTEGLFRKSGSVVRLKALKSKLDQGEACLSSALPCDVAGLLKQFFRELPEPVLPADLHEALFKAQQLGAEERNKATLLLSCLMANPTVDILRYFFNFLKSVSLRASENKMDSSNLAVIFAPNLLQTSEGHEKMSANTEKKLRLQAAVVQTFIDCASDIGRVPDFILEKIPAMLGIDGLCTTPSLEGFEGDFETPGECKRKRRQSVGDFVNGALNKLKSSRTPSITPQQDRTAQASASPLILTPSVKRKLPGESSHAFSSKKRKSIKHNLNFELLPSHFFSSNSTPVSVHLDTSPDGSSQTSLSPIAMSGNHLVSTELRRSKRIASKKVYRVESGKAGCFSPKVSRKEKTRRSLRLKFSLGKNRDSDGCSVINRYENVGRRLANQQNLKSRIDSVKTGLLFSPDIDERLLKKGSEKISKSEEHLLTPDQLDGTGYRMSWTEPSNSSFQDMSANGTSPIMQNLEVKSFSLEPDITVEKSPVVSCELRPSTFHSQPDSSVLSLSGDEGNLASETLQKIQKAFSESGSDLHMVINHEQSSVTNTGEEVEFRDVTVTESKGHDGSCAGEEENCPSERNFSPDQSPEFAREADEECYSTQMKVECEGLHSETPKADPLILQAFPGEEPAEEPQSPRNQLSTPSRGNENGGESAGASGAPGEDESTCSVAVLSKPRPQRLSRQQSLVEKCDSVAPGALQVTEHGKVSDHIQWFNKLSLNEPNRGKVKSPLKFQRTPVRQSVRRINSLLEYGRQPVRQKLAIFGDAASPLVKSVSCDSALPSCVQNTSKGPTAPLITSGLEAQKSTSCNKSSVELTSKSFTKMKRHPDPLSASLGTPRLCKQENKSNGHIKFPLDDLTNHERLKFVVNNNVAFSPGMKNRVVRKPSEKERVWYKGSPKNPIGKTQLLPTSKPVDL